From a region of the Macrobrachium nipponense isolate FS-2020 chromosome 3, ASM1510439v2, whole genome shotgun sequence genome:
- the LOC135222257 gene encoding uncharacterized protein LOC135222257, with product MVVNVLELLSGEGWQERLAELNREDLEIVAQHFELEYEVSIRKGVLLLQIYEYVKTVKAGGEQEVKPDKGLLSVEILDRQIALRQMEFEIEKFKAEEREKERQHEIAMRDTGSSSSPPPFPNRSVTPAINLAQALKFVPKFEENNVAEFFVSFERIAARLEWPQEYWTTLIQSKLVGRAQRVYVTLEEDLSSDYESVKAIVLKAYELVPEAYRQRFRNLEKIVLVTWRRSFVIRGMEIYAWRSLPQCVSEPPTLKGTIIAVGTIFIPRHIAELRFEAV from the exons atggttgttaatgtattagaactccttagcggagaggggtggcaagagaggcttgcagagttgaatagggaagacttggaaattgtagcgcagcattttgaattggaatatgaagtgtccataagaaagggtgtattgctattgcaaatttatgaatatgttaaaactgtaaaggcaggtggggaacaagaagtgaaacctgataaaggactgttgtctgtagaaattttggataggcaaattgctctgaggcagatggagtttgaaatagaaaagtttaaggcagaggaaagagaaaaagagaggcagCATGAGATTGCCATGAGAGACACAGGTTCctcatcttcccctccccctttcccaaataggtcagtaacgcctgctattaatttagcgcaggctctcaaatttgtgcctaaatttgaggaaaataatgtaGCAGAGTTTTTTGTATCGTTTGAGAGGATTGCAGCAAGGTTGGAGTGGCCCCAAGAGTATTGGACCACTCTTATACAAAGTAAATTGGTTGGAAGAGCTCAGAGGGTGTATGTAACTCTGGAGGAGGATCTGTCATCAGATTATGAGAGTGTGAAGGCTATTGTCTTGAAGGCCTATGAGTTAGTCCCTGAAGCCTATAGGCAGCGCTTCAGGAACTTAGAAAAGA ttgtgttggttacgtggcggcgatccttcgttatccgagggatggagatttacgcttggaggagtttgcctcagtgtgtttctgagcctccaaccttgaagggcacgattattgctgttggaactatatttattcctcgccacattgcagagctacgttttgaagctgtatag